The Proteus terrae subsp. cibarius genome contains the following window.
AACAAAGGCACCACAACAGATAGGTTAATCCAGGATTTGCATGAAGACTTTCTTGAATTTGAAGAGTCAGAACTTGCTCCAAACAGCAAAGCATAAACAAAAAAGGGCACAATCCTGTGCCCTTTTCTAGTTAAAAATAGTGTTTAAAAACTAGTGTGCTTCATCCCAATTATTACCGACACCCACTTCAACTTTTAACGGAATAGCTAATTCCATACTGCTTTCCATTAATTTGTGGATCATGATATTTGCGTTCTCTAAATAAGACTCTCGCACTTCAAATACCAATTCATCGTGCACTTGCATAATCATATGCACATCATCAGGGCATTCACTGCAAATCCAGTTATCAACAGCAATCATCGCTTTTTTGATGATATCAGCAGCAGTACCTTGCATTGGGGCATTGATTGCCTCACGCTCTGAAGCTTTACGACGAATAGCATTTTTTGAATTAATTTCTGGTAAATAGAGACGACGACCATCTAACGTTTCAACATAGCCTTGTTCAGAAGCTTGCTTACGTGTGCGTTCCATATAATCTAATACGCCAGGGTAACGCTCAAAATAGAGATCCATATAACGCTGAGCTTCTCTTCTCTCAACACCAATTTGTTGTGATAAGCCAAATGCACTCATGCCATAAATAAGACCAAAGTTGATCGCTTTCGCACTACGACGTTGTTCAGAGGTCACTTCCTCTAAAGGTATGCCGAATACTTCAGATGCAGTGGCACGGTGAATATCTTTACCTTGAGCAAAGGCATCTAACAAACCTTTATCTTGCGATAAATGCGCCATGATCCGTAATTCAATTTGTGAATAGTCGGCAGCGACAATTTTAAAACCTTCACGCGCAATAAATGCTTGGCGAATTCTACGTCCTTCTTCATTTCTCACTGGGATATTTTGAAGATTCGGATCGCGAGAAGATAAACGCCCCGTTGCCGTTACCGCTTGATGATATGAAGTATGTACACGCTTCGTCTTACTATTCACCATCAATGGCAATTTATCAGTATAGGTTGATTTTAGTTTCGCAAGACCACGATGCTCTAAAATTAAGCGAGGTAATTCATGACTGTGTGCTAATTCTTCCAATACTTCTTCATTGGTGGACGGTGCCCCTTTCGGGGTTTTCTTGATAACGGGTAATTGCAGCTTATCAAATAAAATTTCTTGTAACTGTTTAGGTGAAGAGAGATTAAACTCTTGTCCCGCTAACGCAAATGTCTCTTTTTCAATTTCAGCTAAACGTTGTGTAATCTCTTGAGATTGAACCGCTAGCACTTGAGCATCAATTAATACCCCTTTGCGTTCCATCCTAGAAAGCACAGGAACTAGTGGCATTTCGATATCGCGGTAAACATGTTTAAGAGACTCAATGGCTTCTATTTGAGGATACAACGCTTGATGAAGTAATAAAGTGATATCCGCATCTTCAGCTGCATATAACGTCGCTTGCTCAACCTCAATTTGGTTAAAAGTCAGTTGGCCTTTACCTTTACCCGCTATCTCTTCAAATGTGGTGGTTTTATGGTTTAAATGTTTTTCAGCCAACGTATCCATATCATGTCGATTACCTACGCTATTTAATACGTAAGATTCCAACATCGTATCAAAATGAATACCGTTTAATGCGATACCTTCATTTTCCATAATGCCGCGGTCAAACTTCAAGTTCTGCCCAATTTTTAGAATATTTTTATCTTCTAAAATGGGTTTTAATGCCGTGAGCACATCATTAACCGGAAGCTGGTCTGGTGCATCTAAATACTCATGACGCAGTGGAATATAAGCGGCTTTACCCGGCTCAATAGCAAATGACAATCCTACTAAGCGAGCATCAATATTATTTAAGCTGTCAGTTTCTGTATCGAATGCAAATGCTGATGCCTTTTTGAGGAGTTCAACCCATCGCGCTAAGCTTTCGTGTGTTAAAACAGCTTCATAATTTTCCTGTGTAATAACAGGGAAATTAGCTGACGCAGGTACTTCCTTGGATTTTACAACTTCGGAGGTGTAAGGCACTGCGATTTTGTGTGTACTACGTTGTGCTAACCAGCCACCATTCTGAAGATCACTTATCCAGCGTTTAAATTCATAACGCGTGAACATATCTAATAATTGATCTAAATTTGGCTCATTAACCACTAAATCATCAAATGTTTTATCGAGTTCAACATCTGTTTTAATCGTTGCCAGCTTATAAGAAAGTTTTGCTACTTTCTCATGTTCCGCCATTTTTGCGCCCAGTGTTTTAGCGCCACGGAAACTCAAGGTTGCGATATTATCAAGCTGTTGATAGATATCATCTAAACTACCAAGCCCTTGTAAAAGGCCTAATGCGGTTTTCTCACCCACCCCCGGAACACCAGGAATGTTATCTGATGAATCACCCATTAATGCGAGGAAATCAATAATCAGTTCAGGAGGAACGCCATATTTTTCTTTAACTTCATCGGGGCCTAAAATAACGTTGGTCATGGTATTAATAAGTGTGATCTTTGGCGTCACTAATTGCGCCATATCTTTATCACCAGTGCTTATTAGGACATCACGTCCATCAGCCGCTGCTTTTAGTGCCAATGTGCCAATAACGTCATCCGCTTCTACGCCTGAAATAGATAACAAGGGTAAACCCATTGCTTTCACCATCTCATGTAAAGGCGCTATCTGCTCACGTAAATCATCCGGCATTGGAGGTCGATTAGATTTATACTCCTCATACAATTCATCACGGAATGTTTTACCTTTAGCGTCAAACACAACCGCAACATGGCTTGGTTTATACTGTATTATCAGGCTACGTAACATGTTCAACACACCATACATCGCACCAGTTGGCTCACCTTGGCTATTGGTTAGCGGTGGAAATGCATGATAGGCGCGATAAAGATATGAGGAGCCATCTACAAGGATAAAGGGGTTTTCTGCTATCTGGACCATAATCTGTTCATCATTGTTCTGAGGTTCGTTGATATGACTAGAATGCCACATCACAGCCCAATAGACGAATATTACCTGTTCTTAAATTCAGAAATTCGGCTTAAATACTCAATTATTTATTATTAGCCGAACTTAACAGAAAAATAAGTATGAATAATAAATTAATATTTATTAAAGTACTTTTTTATCAGAAACCACTCCCATTAATCTGATTCTAATTATAAATAAAGACTAAAAAGCAAACAGACTGCTTTATTTATAAAGCATTTAAGATAGGGCCATTTACTCATCATTAATATTAAAGGTCATATTAGTGTCATCTTTTTCCTCTCAGACTTTATTTTTTTAACCAGTATCAAAACAACCTGTGGATAACTCTGTGAGTAGTTTTGTAACCCTCTCTATATTAATAAGTTAAGCTTCTTTTCAATTTATTAACATAATTAAAAAATCAATCACTTAGAGAATTCATTAAGATATTATAAATTAATCGTAGTATTTTTTATTAATGTGGATAGTTATATTATGACAAAAATATGAAAGTAAAAAAAATAGCACTCCTATTTCTTGAGTGCTATTTCCCATATAAAAATCTATATACTTTTACTTAGTCCATATAGGAAAAGATTAAGCCTATATTATTTTTTCAGCAATAATTGATTCACAATATCAGAATATGTTTTTGCATACTCTTCAGGTGATTTTGCACTGATACCATCATTTTTCATTTTATATTTACCGCCAATTATCATGGCAGGAACACCATTGATTTGAAAATCAGCGACAGCATTTTGTTGTTGGCTAACTAAAGAATTCACCACAAAGCTATTCATTGCAGCATCATAATCTTCGCCTTTAACGCCAGCGTTAATAAAGGCATTACGGATATCGTCAACAGAACGGATAGATTGAGTCTCTTGAATTCCTTTAAATAAAACTGGAGAAACTTGATCTTCAACACCCAATGCCATTGCAACAGCCCAAGAACGTGTTAAATCCTTACCTAAAGGCCCTAAGAAATCAACATGATAGCGGACAATATTGGTGTTTTCAGGTGCATTCTTTTCAACAGTGCTATTAACTTTATACACTTCAGAGAATTGATAGCAGTGTGGGCAATAAAAAGAGAAAAACTCAACAACATCAGGCGCCGAAGCAACAGGTTTAGAAAGGTTAGTAAACTGTTTCCCTTCAGAAATATCAGCAGCAGAAACACTGAATGCCAATACCATACTTGCTAACGCCAGCCAAATCTTTTTCATTTCTCATCGTCTCCTAAGAATTAATACATTGGACCAAGCTGTAAAGGAGGCTCATTTAATTGCTCCACTTGTCCCTTGAATAAGGCTAATTGTTTAAACCAAAAATCTTGCTCTTTAAACCAAACAAAAGCGCGAGGGAAAGCAGGATCATTCCAGCGTTTTAATACCCATGCGAGGTAATGCACCATTCTCATCGCTCTTAGTGGTTCAATTAATGACAATTCACGTAAATCAAAATCTTGGTATTCATAATAAGACTCAAGGATCGTATCTAATTGTATAACCTGCTCTTGCCGTGAGCCATTTAATAGCATCCAAAAGTCTTGTACCGCAGGTCCCATTCGGGAATCATCAAAATCAACCATTACAACTTCATCACGCCACAATATATTACCGGGATGGCAATCACCATGTAGCCGTAATATTTGCCATGTAGAGTCCTCTATTCTAGGACGCACATCATAAATAAGTTTATCTATAACCTCTATAAATTGAGATTTGAGGTTATTAGGAATTAACGCACTACTTTCAAATTCCAATTTTGGTGCTATCAGATATTCTGCAATAGAAACTGTTGGTCGATACTCATAACTCTTTTTTCTGCCTATTTGATGAATGCGCCCTAATGTGCGTCCTACTTCTTCTAGCTGAAATAAATTATCAGTTTCATATGCTCTTCCCCCTATGCTGGGGAATATTGCAAAATAAAAGCCATCATCAGAAAAATGAACTGTCTCATTATTAATCATTAAAGGGGCAGCTACAGATACCTCAGCCTCCTTTAATGCTAAAGCAAATTCATGTTCTTCTTTTATTTGTTCATACGACCAACGTTGTGGACGATAAAATTTCACCACATAACGTTGTCGATGTTCATCCATAAATTGAAAAACACGATTTTCATAGCTATTTAATTCCGTTAACCCTGATTCAGGATAAAAACCGATTTTAACTAACGCATCCCAAATGTTATCAGGTGAAAGTCCCTGAAAATTAAATGAGGCAGACATTTCCATTTTCTATCCTGAATTTAATCTTTAATCACGCCACGAGCACGTAAAATGGCGGTTTTAAAATCTTCTTCGTAATCTTTTTTCAGTCCTGGTATCACATCTGTCGGCGCTGAACCGCGCATTTTCAGATGGTAAATCAAAATATCATCAGTCAGATCAGATAATTGACCTTTAAAACCCGCTTCATCAGCCAGTTTCTGCAATAATTGAACTAAGTTTAAATCAGAATTTTCTTCCCAAACTGGGTGCAGTAATTCCATAACTTCATTAAGACGGTGACATTTCATACAAAAAATCCTTATTATTAATTACAACAACAAAGTACCAATTATTATCCGATAGAAAAAGGAAACCTCTGTCAATATGCGTAAAGATTACGCTTTTTTGATAAAAATTGCTGTCGCTTTACATGAAATCTCATTAAGTCGATATTTTTTATTAGTATATCGTCTTTACTTGATAAAAATCGTTCGGAAATTTTAGCCAATTTATTCACAAATATTGAATATGAAAATGAAGAATATTACAGGTGGTATACTTGCGGGTGGCCAAGCAACACGAATGGGAGGTGCTGATAAAGGGCTTCAAATTCTACATGGACAGCCTTTATACCACCATATAGCCCAAAAACTAGCACCTCAAGTTGATAGCATACTGATTAGTGCTAACCGAAATTTAGAACAATATCGCCAAAGCCAATATCCCGTTATTACCGATGAAATAGAGGGATTTTCAGGGCCTTTAGCTGGCATGCTTACGTTATTAAAGCAAGCCTCAACACCTTGGGTTGCCTTTGTACCCTGTGATGTCCCCTACTTTCCTCTTAATTTAGTTGAAAAACTCTATAAACAAAGAGGAGAAGCATTAGCCGTTTATGTTGATGATGGTGAAAGAGAGCATCCTACCTTAGCACTGTTAAATCGTCGTATTATTCCTATGCTAGAAGCTTATTTAGCACAAGGTGATCGAAAATTAATGTTGTTTATGAAGCAGATAAATGCGCACCCGGTTTTATTTGCAGATCAAGCAAATGCTTTTATTAATTTAAATACCCCTGACGATATTGAAAAAGCCAACAAATTAGAAAAATAGGAATGAAAAATATGGCACAAGTAGATTTACCCCTTTTAGGGATCACTGCATGGAGTGGAACGGGTAAAACGACACTTCTAAAACAACTTATTCCACAATTACGCAAAAGAGAAATTCGTGTAGGTATGATCAAACACACTCATCATGATATGGATGTGGATAAACCCGGAAAAGACAGCTACGAACTTAGAAAAGCAGGAGCAGACCAAACATTAGTCGCAAGCCAACAACGTTGGGCATTAATGACAGAAACTCCAGAAATCCCAGAATTAGATTTGTATTACCTCGCATCTCGCTTTGATGCGAGTAAGCTGGATTTAATCTTAGTGGAAGGATT
Protein-coding sequences here:
- a CDS encoding serine/threonine protein kinase; the encoded protein is MEMSASFNFQGLSPDNIWDALVKIGFYPESGLTELNSYENRVFQFMDEHRQRYVVKFYRPQRWSYEQIKEEHEFALALKEAEVSVAAPLMINNETVHFSDDGFYFAIFPSIGGRAYETDNLFQLEEVGRTLGRIHQIGRKKSYEYRPTVSIAEYLIAPKLEFESSALIPNNLKSQFIEVIDKLIYDVRPRIEDSTWQILRLHGDCHPGNILWRDEVVMVDFDDSRMGPAVQDFWMLLNGSRQEQVIQLDTILESYYEYQDFDLRELSLIEPLRAMRMVHYLAWVLKRWNDPAFPRAFVWFKEQDFWFKQLALFKGQVEQLNEPPLQLGPMY
- the mobA gene encoding molybdenum cofactor guanylyltransferase MobA, whose translation is MKMKNITGGILAGGQATRMGGADKGLQILHGQPLYHHIAQKLAPQVDSILISANRNLEQYRQSQYPVITDEIEGFSGPLAGMLTLLKQASTPWVAFVPCDVPYFPLNLVEKLYKQRGEALAVYVDDGEREHPTLALLNRRIIPMLEAYLAQGDRKLMLFMKQINAHPVLFADQANAFINLNTPDDIEKANKLEK
- the polA gene encoding DNA polymerase I; this translates as MVQIAENPFILVDGSSYLYRAYHAFPPLTNSQGEPTGAMYGVLNMLRSLIIQYKPSHVAVVFDAKGKTFRDELYEEYKSNRPPMPDDLREQIAPLHEMVKAMGLPLLSISGVEADDVIGTLALKAAADGRDVLISTGDKDMAQLVTPKITLINTMTNVILGPDEVKEKYGVPPELIIDFLALMGDSSDNIPGVPGVGEKTALGLLQGLGSLDDIYQQLDNIATLSFRGAKTLGAKMAEHEKVAKLSYKLATIKTDVELDKTFDDLVVNEPNLDQLLDMFTRYEFKRWISDLQNGGWLAQRSTHKIAVPYTSEVVKSKEVPASANFPVITQENYEAVLTHESLARWVELLKKASAFAFDTETDSLNNIDARLVGLSFAIEPGKAAYIPLRHEYLDAPDQLPVNDVLTALKPILEDKNILKIGQNLKFDRGIMENEGIALNGIHFDTMLESYVLNSVGNRHDMDTLAEKHLNHKTTTFEEIAGKGKGQLTFNQIEVEQATLYAAEDADITLLLHQALYPQIEAIESLKHVYRDIEMPLVPVLSRMERKGVLIDAQVLAVQSQEITQRLAEIEKETFALAGQEFNLSSPKQLQEILFDKLQLPVIKKTPKGAPSTNEEVLEELAHSHELPRLILEHRGLAKLKSTYTDKLPLMVNSKTKRVHTSYHQAVTATGRLSSRDPNLQNIPVRNEEGRRIRQAFIAREGFKIVAADYSQIELRIMAHLSQDKGLLDAFAQGKDIHRATASEVFGIPLEEVTSEQRRSAKAINFGLIYGMSAFGLSQQIGVERREAQRYMDLYFERYPGVLDYMERTRKQASEQGYVETLDGRRLYLPEINSKNAIRRKASEREAINAPMQGTAADIIKKAMIAVDNWICSECPDDVHMIMQVHDELVFEVRESYLENANIMIHKLMESSMELAIPLKVEVGVGNNWDEAH
- the mobB gene encoding molybdopterin-guanine dinucleotide biosynthesis protein MobB: MAQVDLPLLGITAWSGTGKTTLLKQLIPQLRKREIRVGMIKHTHHDMDVDKPGKDSYELRKAGADQTLVASQQRWALMTETPEIPELDLYYLASRFDASKLDLILVEGFKGETIPKIALYRHINNRDFNDLLDEHVIAVASDCDLSVNFPLLDINAPEAIAEFIADWLKRMK
- the dsbA gene encoding thiol:disulfide interchange protein DsbA → MKKIWLALASMVLAFSVSAADISEGKQFTNLSKPVASAPDVVEFFSFYCPHCYQFSEVYKVNSTVEKNAPENTNIVRYHVDFLGPLGKDLTRSWAVAMALGVEDQVSPVLFKGIQETQSIRSVDDIRNAFINAGVKGEDYDAAMNSFVVNSLVSQQQNAVADFQINGVPAMIIGGKYKMKNDGISAKSPEEYAKTYSDIVNQLLLKK
- a CDS encoding YihD family protein, encoding MKCHRLNEVMELLHPVWEENSDLNLVQLLQKLADEAGFKGQLSDLTDDILIYHLKMRGSAPTDVIPGLKKDYEEDFKTAILRARGVIKD